A section of the Anaeromusa acidaminophila DSM 3853 genome encodes:
- a CDS encoding translation initiation factor IF-2 N-terminal domain-containing protein, with product MSNNSKYRVFELAKEYHTSSKDIMELLSKNEVPVKNHMSNVDEKGIDLVRKHLGKQQAPQGQQAPRPQGQQAPRPQG from the coding sequence ATGTCTAATAACAGTAAATATCGGGTTTTTGAACTCGCCAAAGAATATCATACCAGCAGCAAAGATATCATGGAATTGCTGTCAAAAAATGAAGTGCCGGTTAAAAATCACATGAGCAATGTGGATGAAAAAGGTATAGATTTGGTGCGTAAGCACTTAGGAAAACAACAGGCGCCGCAAGGCCAGCAGGCTCCGCGTCCGCAAGGCCAGCAGGCTCCGCGTCCGCAAGG
- a CDS encoding L7Ae/L30e/S12e/Gadd45 family ribosomal protein translates to MSLQEQRVISLLGLAQRAGRLISGEVAVRKAMQQKKVELLLIAADASANTRKSYQDAAAYYGVTYILFSSKLEMGEGIGKAHRAAVALTDKGFAARVQELVRQSEMNMGVD, encoded by the coding sequence ATGTCGTTACAAGAACAGCGTGTTATTTCACTGCTAGGGCTGGCGCAGCGTGCGGGAAGGCTGATTTCAGGCGAAGTAGCCGTACGCAAAGCAATGCAGCAAAAAAAGGTTGAGTTGTTGCTGATTGCCGCCGATGCCTCCGCTAATACCCGTAAGAGTTATCAAGATGCCGCAGCTTATTACGGGGTCACATATATCCTTTTTTCCTCCAAACTGGAGATGGGAGAAGGAATCGGCAAAGCCCATCGAGCGGCGGTGGCTTTGACGGATAAGGGGTTCGCTGCGCGCGTGCAAGAGCTTGTTCGCCAAAGCGAAATGAACATGGGGGTGGATTGA
- the rnpM gene encoding RNase P modulator RnpM, protein MVQKKVPQRMCVGCQEMKTKKELLRIVRSPEGEIFIDPTGKKAGRGAYVCKAAACVEAAYKGKRLEKALKQSVSPEVYAQIQSQLESL, encoded by the coding sequence ATGGTGCAAAAAAAAGTACCCCAACGCATGTGTGTCGGCTGTCAGGAAATGAAGACCAAGAAAGAACTGCTGCGCATTGTTCGATCTCCTGAAGGTGAGATTTTTATCGATCCTACTGGTAAAAAAGCTGGCCGAGGGGCCTATGTCTGTAAGGCGGCGGCTTGTGTGGAGGCGGCGTACAAAGGGAAGCGCTTAGAAAAAGCGTTGAAGCAAAGCGTAAGCCCCGAAGTGTATGCTCAAATCCAATCTCAATTGGAGTCTTTATAA
- the leuC gene encoding 3-isopropylmalate dehydratase large subunit, translating into MAGMTMTQKILARKAGLETVQAGQIIRCPIDLALANDITGAPAIREFRKIGVPVFDPAKIALIPDHFTPNKDIASAQQAKEMRDFVKEAGIVHYYEVGRMGIEHVLLPEVGLVAPGEVIIGADSHTCTYGAIGAFSTGVGSTDLGASMAAGSTWFKVPAAIRVELVGALPPWVGGKDVILTVIGQLGVEGARYESLEFTGPGVASLSMSDRLTVANMAIEAGAKNGIFPVDEVTREYLAGRVSRSYEAVEADADAVYEKTLRIDLSQLEPVVAKPHLPENVAPAKELTQVAIDQVIIGSCTNGRLEDLAQAAAVLQGRQVHPHVRAIIIPGSQEVYRQAIACGYVDTFIEAGAAVSTPTCGPCLGGHMGILAAGEKAVATTNRNFRGRMGHVDSEVYLAGPGVAAASAVLGRIGTPEEVCK; encoded by the coding sequence ATATTGGCTCGCAAGGCGGGGCTGGAAACGGTGCAAGCGGGACAAATCATCCGTTGTCCTATTGATCTGGCCTTGGCTAATGACATTACAGGAGCTCCAGCCATTCGCGAGTTTCGTAAAATTGGCGTTCCTGTATTTGATCCGGCGAAAATAGCGCTGATTCCTGATCATTTCACGCCGAACAAGGATATTGCCTCGGCGCAGCAGGCGAAGGAAATGCGCGATTTTGTGAAAGAGGCTGGCATTGTTCATTATTATGAAGTAGGCCGGATGGGAATTGAACATGTTTTGCTGCCGGAAGTCGGGCTGGTAGCGCCGGGGGAAGTAATTATCGGCGCAGATTCCCATACCTGCACCTATGGCGCAATCGGAGCTTTCTCTACCGGCGTGGGGTCTACCGATTTGGGAGCCTCTATGGCGGCGGGCAGTACTTGGTTTAAAGTTCCCGCGGCCATTCGGGTGGAACTTGTAGGGGCGCTGCCTCCCTGGGTCGGCGGCAAGGATGTAATTTTGACGGTAATCGGTCAACTTGGCGTAGAAGGCGCGCGCTATGAATCGCTGGAATTTACTGGACCTGGTGTTGCTTCTTTGTCTATGTCTGATCGGTTGACCGTAGCGAATATGGCCATTGAAGCGGGCGCGAAAAACGGCATTTTTCCTGTTGATGAGGTGACGCGCGAGTATCTTGCAGGCCGGGTGTCGCGCAGCTACGAAGCGGTGGAGGCGGATGCTGATGCGGTGTACGAAAAGACGTTGCGTATTGATCTATCGCAATTAGAGCCGGTTGTAGCCAAACCGCATCTGCCGGAAAATGTAGCTCCAGCCAAGGAATTGACACAGGTGGCGATTGATCAGGTTATCATCGGTTCCTGTACGAACGGGAGGCTGGAGGACTTGGCTCAAGCCGCGGCAGTATTGCAGGGACGGCAAGTGCATCCTCATGTGCGCGCCATTATTATCCCGGGAAGTCAGGAAGTGTACCGGCAAGCCATTGCCTGCGGCTATGTTGATACTTTTATTGAAGCAGGAGCCGCTGTCAGTACGCCGACTTGCGGTCCATGCTTAGGCGGGCATATGGGTATTTTGGCAGCAGGAGAAAAAGCGGTAGCGACCACAAACAGGAATTTTAGAGGCCGTATGGGCCATGTAGACAGTGAAGTGTACTTGGCAGGCCCTGGAGTGGCGGCGGCCAGCGCGGTGCTGGGCCGAATCGGAACGCCCGAGGAGGTATGCAAATGA
- a CDS encoding 3-isopropylmalate dehydratase small subunit translates to MKNGRVWKYGDHVDTDVIIPARYLSTSEPAELAKHCMEDIDESFRSQVQAGDIMVAGRNFGCGSSREHAPVAIQACGISCVIAHSFARIFFRNAINIGLPMLEVGDKIKELRQGDQLKLHLEEGRIENLTTGVVIEAAPLPAFVAEIAQAGGLIAYVREQAERSVI, encoded by the coding sequence ATGAAGAACGGACGAGTTTGGAAATACGGGGACCATGTGGATACCGATGTAATTATCCCTGCGCGTTATTTGAGCACTTCTGAGCCTGCGGAATTGGCTAAACATTGTATGGAAGATATTGACGAATCCTTCCGCAGCCAGGTTCAGGCTGGAGATATTATGGTGGCCGGACGTAATTTTGGCTGCGGTTCTTCGCGCGAGCATGCTCCGGTAGCCATTCAAGCCTGCGGCATTTCCTGTGTTATTGCCCACAGTTTTGCCCGTATTTTTTTTCGCAATGCTATCAATATCGGCCTGCCCATGCTGGAAGTGGGCGATAAGATCAAGGAGCTTCGACAAGGGGATCAGCTGAAGCTGCATTTAGAAGAAGGCCGCATTGAAAATTTGACAACCGGCGTTGTTATTGAGGCGGCTCCTTTGCCTGCTTTTGTGGCGGAGATTGCGCAAGCCGGCGGTTTGATTGCGTATGTACGGGAACAGGCTGAAAGGAGCGTCATATGA
- the rimP gene encoding ribosome maturation factor RimP gives MAKVHVETLVEELVQAMIAGTALELVDVEYVKEREWYLRVFLDKEGGIELEDCQWISEQLGSKLDELDPIKESYYLEVSSPGLDRPLKKERDFARHLGERVEVHLFAPINGEKMLVGELLRLENDVIFLQGAEGEIAIPREKTAKVSLEIVF, from the coding sequence ATGGCAAAAGTGCATGTGGAGACATTGGTAGAAGAATTGGTTCAAGCCATGATTGCCGGCACAGCCTTGGAGTTGGTAGACGTTGAGTATGTGAAGGAACGAGAATGGTATTTGCGCGTATTCCTGGATAAGGAAGGCGGTATTGAATTAGAAGACTGTCAATGGATCAGCGAGCAACTGGGCAGCAAGCTGGATGAACTGGATCCAATCAAGGAAAGCTATTATCTGGAAGTATCCTCACCTGGCCTCGATCGTCCTCTCAAGAAGGAACGCGATTTTGCGCGACACTTGGGGGAACGCGTCGAGGTGCATCTCTTTGCGCCTATAAATGGCGAAAAGATGCTAGTTGGTGAGTTGTTGCGTTTGGAAAACGATGTAATCTTTCTGCAAGGAGCAGAAGGGGAAATCGCTATTCCGAGGGAAAAAACTGCAAAGGTTTCGTTGGAGATTGTATTTTAA
- the ilvB gene encoding biosynthetic-type acetolactate synthase large subunit yields the protein MKRTGANLLVESLKNEGVEVIFGYPGGAILPVYDELYRQEEIRHVLTVHEQGAAHAADGYARVSGRVGVCLATSGPGATNLITGLATAHMDSVPIVAITGQVATGLMGKDSFQEVDITGMTLSISKHSFVVREVARIPQIVHEAFRIAASGRPGVVILDIPRDIQTLEVDEEEIYPCFVTPARPISWPDTGLEAAAQALATAKRPVMQVGGGAVRAGAAPQVRALARHLDMPVVSTLMGLGVVAGDDPLFLGLTGMHGHEAANLAVHHADVVLAIGCRFSDRFVTAKPEFVKGKTIIQLDIDPVEIGKNIPSHVGLTGNVGLLAQDLLEKMPKQERIDWWRQIQKWRESGQEADEMLLDGPWIMKFLSRQTQDHRTVFVTDVGQHQMWAAQHLTLQQPRTWLTSGGFGTMGFGMPAALGAQTACPEARVVHICGDGSFRMTGMELHTIASTEAPVISIVLDNGSLGMVRQWQELFFEGRCSSSILKEFDFVGMANALGVEGAVAQNRADFTAAFQRAWQEKKPFVLVAKVESQQVRPMLKPGGQLNEFIESI from the coding sequence ATGAAACGCACCGGCGCCAATTTATTGGTTGAATCCCTAAAAAATGAGGGCGTAGAGGTGATATTTGGCTATCCGGGTGGAGCTATTTTGCCGGTGTATGATGAATTATACCGGCAGGAGGAAATTCGGCATGTGTTGACCGTGCATGAACAAGGTGCGGCTCATGCGGCGGACGGCTACGCGCGCGTTAGCGGGCGGGTGGGTGTTTGCCTGGCGACGTCGGGGCCTGGAGCTACTAATTTGATTACGGGACTAGCGACGGCGCATATGGATTCTGTTCCGATTGTGGCGATAACTGGCCAAGTGGCAACCGGCTTGATGGGGAAGGATTCGTTTCAGGAAGTAGACATAACAGGGATGACTTTGTCTATTTCAAAGCACAGTTTTGTTGTTAGAGAAGTGGCTCGTATTCCCCAGATTGTTCATGAAGCTTTTCGGATTGCCGCCAGCGGGCGGCCTGGTGTCGTCATTTTAGATATTCCCAGGGATATACAAACGTTAGAAGTGGATGAAGAGGAAATATATCCTTGCTTTGTAACGCCAGCTCGTCCGATAAGTTGGCCGGACACAGGCTTGGAAGCGGCAGCGCAAGCTTTAGCAACGGCTAAACGCCCGGTTATGCAGGTGGGCGGAGGAGCGGTGAGAGCTGGCGCTGCGCCACAGGTCAGAGCCTTGGCTAGGCATTTAGATATGCCTGTTGTAAGCACGCTAATGGGCTTAGGCGTGGTGGCGGGGGATGACCCGCTTTTTCTCGGCCTTACGGGGATGCATGGACATGAGGCGGCTAATTTGGCGGTACACCACGCCGATGTAGTATTAGCCATAGGCTGTCGGTTCAGTGATCGCTTTGTGACGGCAAAACCTGAATTTGTTAAAGGGAAAACGATTATCCAATTGGATATCGATCCGGTGGAGATCGGTAAAAACATTCCTTCCCATGTAGGGTTAACAGGAAACGTGGGTTTGTTGGCCCAAGATCTTTTGGAAAAGATGCCTAAACAGGAACGAATTGACTGGTGGCGGCAAATTCAAAAGTGGCGTGAAAGCGGACAAGAAGCGGATGAAATGTTGTTGGATGGGCCTTGGATTATGAAGTTTCTTTCCAGGCAGACGCAGGATCACCGCACGGTATTTGTCACCGATGTGGGGCAGCATCAAATGTGGGCGGCGCAGCATTTAACATTGCAGCAGCCTCGCACGTGGCTTACTTCCGGAGGATTTGGAACTATGGGCTTTGGCATGCCTGCCGCTTTAGGCGCGCAGACGGCTTGCCCGGAAGCCAGGGTGGTTCATATTTGCGGCGACGGAAGTTTTCGTATGACCGGCATGGAATTGCATACTATTGCCAGCACGGAAGCCCCGGTAATTTCTATTGTTTTGGATAATGGTTCTCTAGGCATGGTGCGGCAATGGCAAGAATTATTTTTTGAAGGACGGTGTAGTTCCTCCATTCTAAAAGAGTTTGATTTTGTAGGCATGGCCAACGCTTTGGGCGTTGAAGGGGCAGTTGCGCAAAATCGAGCGGACTTTACTGCGGCTTTTCAGCGCGCCTGGCAAGAGAAAAAACCCTTTGTGCTCGTAGCCAAGGTAGAGTCGCAACAGGTAAGGCCCATGTTGAAACCAGGCGGTCAATTGAATGAATTTATTGAGTCTATATAA
- the infB gene encoding translation initiation factor IF-2: QQAPRPQGQQAPRPQGQQAPRPQGQQAPRPQGQQAPRPQGQQGQRPQGQHENFGGQQQRAGGQRGGQQQRSQGGPQRRQGGSGGGQRFNNQRGGNQRGGQRFAPAAPKQEMPKPKQIRIGESLSVKELASKLGRDVGEVIKKLMMMGVMATINQEIDFDTACLLGEEFGTAVEALPPEEDPTEVKEIEDDPKSLQPRPPVVTVMGHVDHGKTSLLDVIRKTHVTEKEAGGITQHIGAYQVVYQGKKITFLDTPGHEAFTAMRARGAQVTDVAILVVAADDGVMPQTIEAINHAKAAEVPIIVAINKMDRPGANPDQVKQQLMEHGLIAEDWGGDTIMVPVSAHQKTGISDLLEMILLVAEVQELKANPNRNAMGTIVEAQLDKGRGTVATVLVQKGTLTIGDAIIAGSAYGRVRAMVNDRGDRVKKAGPSMPVEVLGLTDVPEAGDVLIVVDDEKTARTVAEKRQDKKRSEEIKESQKVSLDDLFKQIQDGQIKDLNVVIKADVQGSVEALRQALMGLNTNEEVRVIIVHAGVGAINESDVMLASAANALIIGFNVRPDGNARKTADAEKIDIRTYRVIYDAINDVEAALTGMLASQFKEVVLGRAEVRMVISVPKTVVAGSYVLEGKITNSSQVRILRNGIVLHEGTVEALRRFKDDVKEVAQGYECGISVEKFRDIKEGDIIEAFVMEEVRPTSL, translated from the coding sequence CAGCAGGCTCCGCGTCCGCAAGGCCAACAGGCTCCGCGTCCGCAAGGTCAGCAGGCTCCGCGTCCGCAAGGCCAACAGGCTCCGCGTCCGCAAGGCCAACAGGCTCCGCGTCCGCAAGGTCAGCAGGGACAGCGTCCGCAAGGCCAGCATGAAAATTTTGGCGGTCAACAGCAGCGTGCCGGTGGGCAGCGCGGTGGGCAGCAGCAACGTTCGCAAGGAGGCCCGCAACGACGTCAGGGCGGTTCTGGGGGCGGTCAACGTTTCAATAATCAGCGCGGCGGCAATCAAAGAGGCGGTCAGCGTTTTGCACCGGCCGCACCAAAACAGGAAATGCCGAAACCGAAACAAATTCGCATTGGCGAGAGTCTCAGCGTTAAGGAACTGGCGAGCAAGCTCGGACGCGATGTCGGGGAAGTTATCAAAAAGCTGATGATGATGGGTGTTATGGCCACGATCAATCAGGAAATTGACTTTGATACGGCTTGCTTATTAGGGGAAGAATTTGGTACCGCCGTAGAGGCGTTGCCGCCGGAAGAAGATCCGACTGAAGTAAAAGAAATTGAAGATGATCCTAAATCGTTGCAGCCGCGGCCGCCGGTAGTAACCGTTATGGGCCATGTTGACCATGGTAAGACGTCCTTGTTGGATGTTATTCGTAAAACTCATGTGACGGAAAAAGAAGCAGGCGGCATTACGCAGCATATTGGCGCGTATCAAGTTGTATACCAAGGCAAGAAAATTACCTTCTTGGATACTCCGGGGCATGAGGCGTTTACCGCTATGCGCGCCCGGGGAGCGCAGGTAACTGACGTAGCGATCCTGGTAGTGGCTGCTGATGACGGCGTTATGCCACAAACCATTGAAGCTATCAATCATGCTAAAGCGGCGGAAGTGCCGATCATTGTAGCGATCAATAAAATGGACCGTCCTGGGGCGAATCCGGACCAAGTGAAACAGCAGCTGATGGAGCATGGGCTGATTGCCGAAGACTGGGGCGGCGATACCATCATGGTGCCTGTATCGGCGCACCAGAAAACAGGGATTTCCGATTTGTTGGAAATGATTTTGCTTGTCGCGGAAGTGCAGGAGCTGAAAGCCAATCCGAACCGAAATGCCATGGGCACGATCGTCGAAGCGCAGCTTGACAAAGGGCGCGGTACGGTGGCTACGGTGTTGGTGCAAAAAGGAACGCTCACTATTGGCGATGCAATTATTGCCGGCAGCGCCTATGGGCGTGTGCGGGCTATGGTGAATGATCGCGGCGACCGCGTGAAAAAAGCAGGTCCCTCCATGCCTGTTGAGGTGTTGGGGTTGACGGACGTGCCGGAAGCTGGCGATGTATTGATCGTGGTGGATGACGAAAAAACGGCGCGTACTGTTGCCGAAAAACGTCAAGACAAGAAACGTTCGGAAGAGATCAAGGAGTCGCAAAAGGTTTCTCTGGACGATCTTTTCAAACAAATCCAAGATGGTCAAATCAAAGATCTCAATGTCGTAATCAAGGCAGACGTACAGGGTTCGGTAGAGGCGTTGCGTCAGGCGTTGATGGGACTAAATACGAATGAAGAAGTGCGCGTTATTATTGTGCATGCAGGCGTCGGCGCCATCAACGAATCTGACGTCATGCTGGCTTCGGCGGCTAACGCCTTGATTATCGGCTTTAACGTACGACCTGATGGCAATGCTCGTAAAACTGCGGATGCCGAGAAGATTGATATTCGCACCTACCGCGTCATTTATGACGCCATTAACGATGTGGAAGCAGCTTTGACGGGAATGCTGGCATCGCAATTTAAAGAAGTTGTCTTGGGACGCGCGGAAGTACGCATGGTTATTTCTGTGCCGAAAACGGTTGTTGCCGGTTCGTATGTATTGGAAGGCAAGATTACCAATTCTTCACAAGTACGGATTCTTCGTAATGGAATTGTCTTGCATGAAGGAACCGTTGAAGCGTTGCGCCGCTTCAAGGATGATGTTAAAGAAGTGGCTCAGGGCTATGAATGCGGTATTTCTGTAGAGAAATTCCGCGATATCAAGGAAGGCGACATTATTGAAGCTTTCGTGATGGAAGAAGTACGTCCCACGAGCCTGTAA
- the nusA gene encoding transcription termination factor NusA, with amino-acid sequence MNAEFMQAFEQLGKEKGIAPEVLFDAIEAALISAYKRNFQTAANVRVQLDRITGEIKVFARKNVVEAVDDARLEMDLQEARSHNPNYAVEDIVEVEVTPKDFGRIAAQTAKQVVVQRIREAERGIIYEEFSNRSSDILTGIVQRIEQKNVFIDLGKTEAILAPAEQIIGENYRHGERVKAYIIEVKKTTKGPQIMVSRTHPGLLKRLFELEVPEIHDGVVEIKSVAREPGHRSKIAVYSRDENVDPVGACVGHKGTRVQTIVNELRGEKIDIVKWNPDPGKYIANALSPAKVVSVDVNEAEKISKVIVPDYQLSLAIGKEGQNARLAAKLTGWKIDIKSESQAQGEE; translated from the coding sequence GTGAACGCAGAATTCATGCAAGCTTTTGAACAACTGGGGAAAGAAAAGGGGATTGCGCCGGAAGTGCTTTTTGACGCCATTGAAGCGGCGTTGATTTCCGCATATAAGCGAAATTTTCAAACGGCAGCTAATGTCCGGGTTCAACTGGATCGAATTACCGGAGAAATTAAGGTGTTTGCACGCAAAAATGTTGTAGAAGCTGTTGATGATGCTCGTTTGGAAATGGACTTGCAAGAGGCGCGCAGTCATAATCCAAACTACGCAGTGGAAGATATTGTTGAGGTAGAAGTTACGCCTAAGGACTTTGGCCGCATTGCCGCGCAGACGGCTAAGCAGGTGGTTGTGCAACGTATCCGCGAAGCGGAACGGGGCATTATTTATGAGGAATTTTCGAATCGATCCAGTGATATTTTAACTGGCATTGTGCAGCGCATTGAACAAAAAAATGTTTTTATTGATCTAGGAAAAACCGAAGCTATTTTGGCGCCGGCGGAACAGATTATAGGTGAAAACTATCGACATGGAGAGCGTGTCAAGGCTTATATCATTGAAGTAAAGAAAACTACTAAAGGACCGCAGATTATGGTTTCGCGCACCCATCCCGGTCTCTTGAAGCGCCTGTTTGAGCTTGAGGTGCCGGAGATTCACGATGGCGTTGTTGAAATTAAATCGGTGGCCAGAGAACCTGGGCATCGTTCGAAAATAGCTGTCTATTCTCGCGACGAGAACGTAGATCCTGTAGGCGCCTGTGTAGGACATAAAGGAACAAGGGTCCAGACAATCGTCAATGAACTCCGAGGTGAAAAAATTGACATTGTCAAATGGAATCCAGATCCGGGGAAATATATTGCCAATGCTTTAAGTCCGGCGAAGGTTGTCTCCGTAGACGTCAATGAGGCGGAAAAAATCTCGAAAGTCATTGTGCCGGACTATCAACTGTCGCTGGCGATTGGTAAAGAAGGACAAAATGCTCGTTTGGCAGCTAAGCTGACCGGATGGAAAATTGATATAAAAAGTGAGTCTCAAGCACAAGGCGAGGAGTGA
- the leuB gene encoding 3-isopropylmalate dehydrogenase, which produces MREAQLAVVAGDGIGPEIMEVALQVFGKAAKQQNLACTFVNLLAGGAALEAYGEPLPEATVKAAQGASAVLLGAVGDPKWDSVEPAKRPEKAILGLRKSLGLYANLRPVEAAFSDEEASPLKKERLEGTDLIIVRELGGGIYYGERQEGDEFASDMECYSLQEVNRILQLAAQIASRRRKKVTSIDKANVLATSRLWRKAATVVAEEYKELQWEHMYVDNCAMQLVTNPARFDVIVTSNLFGDILSDEAAVLTGSIGMMPSASLGEGPSLFEPIHGSAPDIAGQGIANPVGMILSAAFCAEMALEAPGVGGAIRDAVRRVWLQGYRTADTYRKGYTKVSTQELANRIEAELEG; this is translated from the coding sequence ATGAGAGAAGCACAGTTAGCGGTTGTTGCTGGCGACGGCATTGGGCCGGAAATTATGGAAGTCGCACTGCAGGTGTTTGGAAAAGCAGCCAAACAGCAAAATCTGGCTTGTACTTTTGTCAATTTGTTAGCAGGCGGCGCTGCTTTAGAGGCATATGGCGAACCTTTGCCAGAAGCGACGGTTAAGGCGGCGCAAGGAGCTAGCGCGGTATTGCTGGGGGCGGTAGGAGATCCTAAATGGGATTCCGTAGAACCGGCAAAACGGCCGGAAAAAGCCATTTTAGGCCTGCGTAAATCCTTAGGTCTTTATGCTAACTTGCGCCCGGTTGAAGCGGCCTTTTCTGATGAGGAAGCGTCTCCTTTGAAAAAGGAGCGCCTAGAGGGCACGGATTTAATTATAGTCCGGGAGTTGGGCGGCGGCATTTACTACGGTGAGCGTCAGGAAGGCGATGAATTTGCCAGTGATATGGAATGTTACAGTCTTCAGGAAGTAAACCGCATTTTGCAATTAGCAGCGCAAATTGCCTCGCGGCGGCGCAAGAAAGTCACTTCTATAGATAAAGCCAATGTGTTAGCTACGTCCAGGCTATGGCGGAAAGCGGCTACTGTCGTTGCTGAAGAGTATAAAGAGCTACAGTGGGAGCATATGTATGTTGATAATTGCGCCATGCAGCTTGTGACGAACCCGGCCCGGTTTGACGTAATTGTTACGAGCAATCTTTTTGGCGATATTCTAAGCGATGAAGCAGCCGTTTTGACTGGTTCCATCGGCATGATGCCTTCAGCCAGTTTGGGAGAAGGACCTAGCCTGTTCGAGCCGATTCACGGTTCGGCTCCGGACATAGCCGGACAAGGCATTGCCAATCCGGTTGGCATGATTTTATCGGCTGCTTTTTGCGCAGAAATGGCGCTGGAAGCTCCGGGCGTGGGCGGTGCTATTCGTGATGCGGTACGTCGCGTATGGCTGCAGGGATATCGTACTGCTGATACGTACCGTAAGGGGTACACAAAGGTATCGACACAGGAGCTAGCCAATCGCATTGAGGCGGAACTGGAGGGATAA